The following proteins are co-located in the Candidatus Planktophila lacus genome:
- the dnaJ gene encoding molecular chaperone DnaJ, whose amino-acid sequence MADHYQTLGVDRGASSDEIKKAYRKIARELHPDVNPDPAVQDKFKEVTAAYEVLSDPQKRQSYDMGGSGFGGGFGGGGFSDIMDAFFGGGGNRGPRPRMRQGQDALIRVEVDLNEACFGTERDISVESAVACTKCNGQGSADASAPAMCQVCKGRGETQQVQRSFLGQVMTSRPCSACQGFGSVIQNPCRECAGDGRVRARQNINVKIPAGVETGNRIQLAGRGEVGAGGGPAGDLYVEIVEAEHPFLIRDGHNLHLAIEVSFAAASLGTKVKVECLDGEIEVEVRAGTQSGATIPVRGKGMTRLRAATRGDLIVHVEVQTPHKLNREQEELLRKFAAARGEKPGDVKIKGLEQGFFSKFRDAFGR is encoded by the coding sequence ATGGCTGATCATTACCAAACACTTGGCGTTGATCGTGGGGCAAGTTCAGACGAAATTAAAAAGGCTTATCGCAAAATTGCGCGCGAACTGCATCCCGATGTAAATCCTGATCCTGCAGTACAAGATAAATTTAAAGAAGTAACTGCCGCCTATGAAGTTTTAAGTGATCCGCAGAAACGTCAGTCATATGACATGGGCGGTTCTGGTTTCGGTGGTGGATTTGGTGGCGGTGGATTTAGCGACATCATGGATGCCTTCTTCGGTGGTGGCGGAAATCGAGGACCGCGTCCACGTATGCGCCAAGGACAAGATGCCTTAATCCGCGTTGAAGTTGATTTAAATGAAGCCTGCTTCGGAACTGAACGCGACATCTCGGTAGAAAGCGCAGTCGCCTGTACCAAGTGCAACGGACAGGGTTCTGCCGATGCTTCAGCACCTGCAATGTGTCAGGTATGTAAGGGTCGCGGCGAAACCCAACAAGTTCAGCGTTCCTTCTTAGGACAAGTTATGACTTCGCGTCCATGTTCTGCATGTCAGGGCTTTGGCAGCGTTATTCAAAATCCATGTCGCGAATGCGCTGGCGATGGCCGCGTACGCGCTCGTCAAAATATAAACGTCAAAATTCCCGCAGGTGTTGAAACCGGCAACCGTATTCAACTAGCCGGTCGTGGTGAAGTCGGAGCCGGTGGCGGACCTGCAGGAGATCTCTACGTTGAAATCGTTGAAGCAGAACACCCATTCTTAATTCGCGATGGCCACAACCTGCATTTAGCAATCGAAGTTTCATTTGCTGCAGCTTCTCTTGGTACCAAAGTTAAAGTTGAATGTTTAGATGGCGAGATCGAAGTAGAAGTTCGCGCCGGAACACAGAGCGGGGCAACGATCCCAGTTCGCGGCAAGGGTATGACCCGCCTGCGCGCTGCAACCCGTGGAGATTTAATTGTTCACGTTGAGGTGCAAACTCCACATAAGTTAAATCGCGAACAAGAAGAACTGCTCCGTAAATTTGCAGCAGCCCGTGGTGAAAAGCCTGGCGATGTAAAGATCAAGGGGCTTGAGCAAGGATTCTTTAGCAAATTTAGAGATGCCTTCGGTCGCTAA
- a CDS encoding RsmE family RNA methyltransferase has product MLSLFFVADLPTKVGSTYQFGGDEAAHAIRVLRTQVGDSLALSSGQGGWSVVKVLTVGKKDMTVKVLSTGYEDKLSVELHVAQALTKGDRIKESIELNTAGGADVILLWAAARSIGKGSPDLMQKLATTAREASKQTRRNRIPFVMGVLDAAKIAAEIPNYDLVIVLHEGAQRKFTEVIKPGSKKVLVIIGPEGGLTDEEVALFSKAGAQVALLGRPIFRSAHAGMAALSGLNAALRIW; this is encoded by the coding sequence ATGCTTAGCCTCTTCTTCGTCGCCGATCTTCCTACGAAAGTGGGAAGTACTTACCAATTCGGGGGAGATGAAGCAGCGCACGCAATTCGCGTTCTTCGCACCCAAGTTGGAGATTCACTTGCTTTGTCCAGCGGACAAGGTGGTTGGTCGGTTGTAAAAGTTTTAACCGTTGGCAAGAAAGATATGACGGTGAAAGTCTTATCGACTGGTTATGAAGATAAGTTGTCTGTTGAACTACATGTCGCACAGGCGCTTACCAAGGGCGATCGCATCAAAGAATCTATCGAGTTAAATACTGCAGGCGGCGCCGATGTAATTCTGCTCTGGGCTGCGGCGCGTTCGATCGGTAAAGGCTCTCCCGATCTAATGCAGAAGTTAGCCACCACTGCGCGCGAAGCCAGTAAACAAACGCGTCGTAATCGAATTCCCTTTGTCATGGGCGTATTGGATGCCGCAAAGATTGCCGCCGAAATTCCAAATTATGATCTGGTAATTGTTTTGCACGAAGGCGCACAACGTAAATTTACTGAAGTGATTAAACCGGGTTCGAAGAAAGTTCTAGTCATCATTGGTCCAGAAGGTGGGCTAACCGATGAGGAAGTCGCGCTCTTTAGCAAAGCTGGTGCGCAAGTTGCACTACTAGGGCGCCCAATATTTCGTTCGGCTCATGCCGGAATGGCGGCGCTTTCTGGCTTAAACGCAGCTTTGAGAATTTGGTAA
- a CDS encoding histidine triad nucleotide-binding protein — MALDPNCIFCKIIEGQIPAEIVYRSENVVAFNDLNPQAPTHVLLIPTVHTENAAGLAKMSPTITADLFTAAAHIAAERELDGYRTVFNTGADAGQTVFHAHLHLLGGRGLAWPPG, encoded by the coding sequence ATGGCACTTGATCCAAATTGCATCTTCTGCAAAATTATTGAGGGACAGATTCCAGCCGAGATTGTTTATCGCAGTGAGAACGTTGTTGCATTTAACGATTTGAATCCGCAGGCACCAACTCATGTGCTTTTGATTCCGACGGTGCATACTGAAAATGCGGCAGGTCTTGCCAAGATGTCACCAACGATTACCGCAGATCTTTTCACCGCAGCCGCCCATATCGCCGCCGAGCGCGAGCTAGATGGCTACCGCACCGTCTTTAATACCGGCGCAGATGCTGGGCAGACCGTCTTTCACGCTCATTTACATCTGCTGGGCGGGCGTGGGCTCGCTTGGCCACCCGGTTAA
- a CDS encoding PhoH family protein — translation MERTLITVPPAIPMVSLIGANDANLRAIEAAFPSVNITVRSNEITLRGPHIDCLAIEKLFAEMSLVIRSGQSLTVDAVARSIAMLGQEPAESPAEVLSLNIVSNRGRTIRPKTANQKHYVDAIEDNTITFGIGPAGTGKTYLAMAKAVAALQAKKVNRIVLTRPAVEAGESLGFLPGTLSEKIDPYLRPLFDALHDMIDVDSIPRLIQTGVIEVAPLAYMRGRTLNDSFIILDEAQNTTPEQMKMFLTRLGFGSKMVVTGDVTQIDLPNGAKSGLRVITDILQDIDDIAFMELTAEDVVRHRLIGDIVKAYEKFDAAKAAPRNIRNS, via the coding sequence ATGGAACGCACTTTAATAACCGTCCCACCAGCGATTCCGATGGTCTCACTCATCGGAGCAAACGATGCCAACTTACGAGCGATCGAAGCGGCTTTCCCAAGCGTTAACATCACAGTTCGCAGTAACGAGATAACTCTGCGCGGACCACATATTGATTGCTTAGCAATTGAAAAGTTATTTGCTGAGATGTCCTTGGTTATTCGCTCTGGACAATCTCTAACAGTTGATGCAGTTGCACGCAGTATCGCAATGCTCGGCCAAGAACCTGCGGAAAGCCCTGCCGAAGTCTTATCTTTAAATATCGTCTCTAACCGCGGTCGCACCATCAGACCAAAGACGGCAAATCAGAAACACTATGTTGATGCGATCGAAGATAACACCATTACCTTTGGAATCGGCCCTGCCGGTACCGGTAAGACTTATCTAGCAATGGCGAAAGCGGTTGCCGCTTTGCAAGCGAAGAAGGTAAATCGAATAGTTCTAACGCGCCCAGCGGTTGAAGCCGGTGAGAGTTTAGGTTTTCTACCTGGCACTTTAAGCGAGAAGATCGATCCGTATCTGCGCCCGCTCTTTGATGCGCTGCACGACATGATCGATGTTGATTCGATTCCGCGCTTGATTCAGACCGGGGTTATCGAAGTAGCACCGCTGGCTTATATGCGTGGCCGTACCTTAAATGATTCATTTATTATCTTGGATGAAGCACAGAACACCACACCTGAGCAGATGAAGATGTTCTTAACGCGTTTAGGTTTTGGTTCCAAGATGGTCGTGACGGGCGATGTGACACAGATCGATCTTCCAAATGGAGCAAAGTCAGGGCTTCGCGTCATCACCGATATCTTGCAAGATATTGATGACATCGCATTTATGGAGTTAACTGCAGAAGATGTGGTTCGCCACCGCTTGATCGGCGATATCGTCAAGGCTTACGAGAAATTTGATGCGGCAAAAGCTGCACCTCGTAATATCCGAAACTCCTAA
- the ybeY gene encoding rRNA maturation RNase YbeY, producing the protein MTIEITNKSGELVPADQVRTLLGHSLVQLKLNPECEVNLVFVDENEMTELHIKWMDEPGPTDVLSFPMDMPAAPGDAVTLGDIVIAPTVAARQAATAGHSAEHEIYILAAHGLLHILGYDHANKEDEKVMFALQEDLVKNWQASA; encoded by the coding sequence ATGACTATAGAAATCACCAATAAATCTGGCGAACTCGTGCCCGCAGATCAAGTGCGTACCTTGCTTGGCCACAGCCTGGTGCAGTTAAAGCTAAACCCAGAATGCGAAGTTAACTTAGTTTTTGTAGATGAAAACGAGATGACTGAACTACATATTAAATGGATGGATGAACCAGGTCCTACCGATGTTCTCTCATTTCCTATGGATATGCCGGCAGCGCCAGGCGATGCGGTGACGCTCGGAGATATTGTGATTGCGCCAACTGTGGCAGCGCGCCAAGCAGCAACTGCTGGACACTCGGCCGAACACGAGATCTATATCTTGGCCGCGCACGGCTTGCTACATATCTTGGGTTACGACCATGCCAATAAGGAAGATGAAAAAGTTATGTTCGCCCTACAAGAAGATCTAGTTAAGAATTGGCAGGCAAGTGCATGA
- a CDS encoding hemolysin family protein, with protein MNAVNISAIVALIAFAGFLAASESALTSISRILIEELESKRGGHLLKKYSQHPSRYLNVLLLVRKICEFSAAALLAVALLREYSSAQAMIATVVIMVVLSYVVVGVGPRTLGRQQPHKWARAGISVAYFLAFILGPVTNLLIAIGNAITPGKGFRGGPFTNEAELRDLVDQAHERGLVESDEHEMIHSVFELGDTLVRELMVHRTDMVWIEGDKTLRQALSLALRSGYSRVPVVGENLDKIIGIAYVKDLAKRALDHHEAETTEKVEQHMRPAVFVPEIKIAAELLKEMQRDQIHLAIVVDEYGGTAGIITIEDIIEEIVGEITDEFDDGDEAFTWINEDKARAKATLHIEDLADELKIEIDKEDFEDVDTIGGLMAQKLGRVPIAGSTISMLGWSITSERPVGRRRKISSVIIERVKNGEVDEHE; from the coding sequence ATGAATGCGGTAAATATCAGCGCCATCGTTGCTCTAATTGCATTTGCCGGCTTTCTCGCCGCATCTGAATCAGCGCTGACTTCAATTTCACGCATCTTGATTGAAGAACTAGAAAGCAAGCGCGGGGGACACCTTCTAAAGAAGTACTCACAACATCCTTCGCGCTATTTAAATGTTCTGTTGCTTGTTCGCAAGATCTGCGAATTTTCTGCAGCCGCGCTTCTAGCAGTTGCGCTCTTGCGCGAATATTCATCTGCACAAGCGATGATCGCAACTGTTGTCATCATGGTTGTTCTCTCATATGTGGTCGTCGGCGTTGGTCCACGCACCTTGGGTCGCCAGCAACCACATAAATGGGCGCGCGCCGGAATATCTGTTGCCTACTTCTTGGCCTTTATCTTGGGTCCAGTAACAAACTTGCTCATTGCGATCGGTAACGCGATAACTCCAGGTAAGGGTTTTCGTGGTGGTCCATTTACCAATGAAGCAGAGCTTCGCGATCTAGTAGATCAAGCGCACGAGCGCGGTTTAGTGGAATCAGATGAGCACGAGATGATCCACTCGGTATTTGAACTCGGCGATACCTTGGTGCGCGAACTCATGGTTCACCGCACAGATATGGTCTGGATTGAAGGCGATAAGACTCTGCGCCAAGCGCTCTCACTTGCCCTTCGCAGCGGTTATTCACGCGTTCCTGTCGTCGGTGAAAACCTCGACAAGATTATTGGCATTGCCTACGTTAAAGATTTAGCAAAGCGTGCACTCGATCACCATGAAGCAGAGACCACTGAAAAAGTTGAGCAACATATGCGCCCAGCCGTCTTTGTTCCCGAGATCAAGATCGCGGCTGAACTTCTGAAAGAGATGCAGCGCGATCAGATCCACTTGGCGATTGTGGTTGACGAGTACGGCGGTACCGCCGGAATCATCACGATCGAAGACATTATTGAAGAGATCGTCGGTGAGATCACCGATGAATTCGATGATGGCGATGAAGCATTTACTTGGATCAATGAAGATAAGGCGCGCGCGAAGGCAACGCTACATATTGAAGATCTAGCCGATGAGTTAAAGATCGAGATCGATAAAGAAGACTTTGAAGATGTCGACACTATTGGTGGCTTGATGGCACAGAAGCTCGGGCGAGTTCCGATCGCGGGCAGCACAATTTCTATGCTGGGTTGGTCGATTACATCTGAGCGTCCAGTTGGTCGCCGTCGTAAAATAAGTTCGGTAATAATTGAGCGAGTTAAAAATGGCGAGGTTGATGAACATGAGTAA
- a CDS encoding cytidine deaminase has translation MSNSDSTNLFENPEDQKLATLATSTLARSGAKQAAALRDSTGRTYVAINVASPELTLDAVEAVFVVALASQISGIEGVVYAGLPDAKVAVIKEHSAQATLFHIDASGSVTRA, from the coding sequence ATGAGTAATTCAGATTCAACTAACCTCTTTGAAAATCCAGAAGATCAAAAGTTAGCAACTCTTGCTACATCAACTTTGGCACGCTCTGGTGCTAAACAAGCTGCCGCTCTGCGCGATTCAACAGGGCGTACCTATGTTGCAATAAATGTGGCATCACCTGAATTAACTCTCGATGCAGTTGAAGCGGTATTTGTTGTCGCCTTGGCATCACAGATTTCTGGAATTGAAGGCGTTGTCTATGCAGGTTTGCCCGATGCCAAAGTTGCGGTAATCAAGGAACACTCAGCGCAAGCAACGCTCTTTCATATCGATGCAAGTGGAAGTGTGACAAGGGCGTAA
- a CDS encoding fumarylacetoacetate hydrolase family protein: MRIVRFSPGPESGLGTDPLFGILEDDNQISVISGDPIYHGVTKTAAKVELTKVRLLAPVIPRSKIVAVGKNYADHAKEMGSEVPKEPIIFLKPNTSVIGPGDTIVWPAMAPTIDYEAELAVVIGRVCKDVPKERVHEVIYGYTLANDVTCRELQKSDGQWARAKGFDTFCPIGPWIETDFVPGTQRIFSKVNDEIRQDATLDQMIFSVADIVVFVSQVMTLLPGDVIITGTPAGIGPLIERGNVVVGIDGLGQLANKVSAKP; this comes from the coding sequence ATGCGTATTGTTCGCTTCTCACCAGGTCCTGAATCAGGTTTAGGTACCGACCCGTTATTCGGCATCCTCGAAGATGACAATCAGATCAGCGTTATCTCAGGCGATCCGATCTATCACGGCGTTACCAAGACAGCGGCAAAGGTCGAGCTAACTAAGGTTCGCCTGCTTGCTCCAGTTATTCCGCGCAGCAAGATCGTTGCCGTCGGAAAGAACTACGCCGATCATGCAAAAGAGATGGGCTCAGAAGTTCCGAAAGAACCAATCATCTTCTTGAAACCTAATACCTCTGTCATTGGCCCGGGCGACACCATTGTTTGGCCCGCTATGGCGCCAACAATTGATTACGAAGCAGAGCTAGCAGTTGTTATCGGTCGCGTCTGTAAAGATGTGCCAAAAGAGCGCGTACATGAAGTTATTTATGGTTACACCTTGGCCAATGATGTTACCTGCCGCGAACTTCAGAAGAGCGATGGCCAATGGGCGCGCGCTAAAGGTTTTGATACCTTCTGCCCAATCGGACCTTGGATTGAAACTGATTTTGTTCCTGGCACGCAAAGAATTTTCTCTAAGGTAAATGATGAAATCCGCCAAGATGCAACCTTGGATCAGATGATCTTTAGCGTTGCCGATATCGTGGTCTTTGTTTCACAGGTCATGACCCTTTTGCCGGGCGATGTAATCATCACTGGAACCCCAGCAGGAATTGGACCGCTCATCGAACGTGGCAACGTCGTTGTCGGAATCGATGGACTTGGCCAACTAGCAAATAAGGTGAGTGCAAAACCGTGA
- the gltX gene encoding glutamate--tRNA ligase gives MSTNTTVKKVKVRFAPSPTGDLHVGNIRTALFDWAYARHTGGTFLFRIEDTDTTRVTDEYIQAAIDTLKWLGLNWDEGPEVGGENGPYLQSQRLDIYAHWAQKFLDQKDAYHCYCSPDELEAVREAQRAANVAPGYNGHCRELTADQIAAYKAQGREAVVRMRMPDGSTTFTDEIRGDVTFDHKFVPDFVLVRADGSPLYTLAVAVDDVLMKVTHVLRGEDLLSSTPRQIRVYQAMGVAIEDYPVFAHLPFVMGQDNAKLSKRNGEVSIAWYREQGYLPEAICNYLALLGWSPGDDRENVTMAELCELFTVDKVHSSPARFDMKKLEAINGDKIRALTLDEFLKWSLPFLTKANVITGSDSEIALVKQALPLIQERIVKLDEVPAMLRFLFVKDFKVEEASLSKVTDSASKDVLKRSLAELTPLTTWNHESIEAALRTSLIEEMGLKPRIAFGAVRIATTGSTISPPLFESMELLGKDASLARISAAIAL, from the coding sequence GTGAGTACTAATACAACTGTTAAAAAGGTAAAAGTACGTTTCGCACCTTCACCAACTGGCGACCTACACGTCGGAAATATCCGTACCGCCCTTTTTGATTGGGCTTACGCACGCCACACAGGTGGCACATTCTTATTCCGTATTGAAGATACCGATACAACTCGCGTTACCGATGAATATATCCAAGCAGCGATCGATACTCTGAAATGGCTCGGCTTGAATTGGGATGAGGGTCCAGAAGTCGGTGGCGAAAATGGCCCTTACTTACAATCGCAGCGTTTAGATATCTACGCACACTGGGCGCAGAAGTTTCTTGATCAGAAAGATGCTTACCACTGCTACTGCTCACCAGATGAGTTAGAGGCTGTGCGTGAGGCACAACGCGCTGCAAATGTGGCACCTGGTTACAACGGCCACTGTCGCGAGCTAACTGCTGATCAAATCGCAGCGTATAAGGCGCAGGGTCGCGAAGCAGTTGTCCGTATGCGCATGCCTGATGGCTCAACGACATTTACCGACGAGATCCGCGGCGACGTTACCTTCGATCATAAATTCGTACCTGACTTCGTTCTAGTTCGCGCCGATGGTTCACCGCTCTACACGCTGGCTGTTGCCGTCGATGATGTTTTGATGAAGGTCACCCACGTACTGCGCGGAGAAGATCTCCTCTCCTCAACGCCACGACAGATCCGCGTTTATCAGGCGATGGGCGTTGCTATTGAAGATTACCCAGTCTTTGCCCACTTGCCATTCGTTATGGGACAGGACAATGCCAAGTTGTCTAAGCGCAACGGTGAGGTTTCGATCGCTTGGTATCGCGAACAAGGTTATTTGCCAGAGGCGATCTGTAATTACCTAGCGCTGCTTGGTTGGTCACCTGGAGATGATCGCGAGAATGTCACGATGGCTGAACTCTGCGAACTCTTTACCGTAGATAAGGTGCATTCATCACCTGCACGTTTTGACATGAAGAAGTTGGAAGCGATCAACGGCGACAAAATTCGTGCGCTAACCCTTGATGAATTCCTTAAGTGGTCGCTGCCATTCTTAACTAAGGCAAATGTGATCACCGGAAGCGATTCTGAGATCGCACTTGTTAAGCAGGCGCTGCCGCTTATTCAAGAGCGCATCGTTAAGTTGGATGAAGTTCCTGCGATGTTGCGCTTCTTATTTGTTAAGGATTTCAAAGTTGAGGAAGCATCGCTTTCAAAGGTTACCGATAGCGCATCAAAGGACGTGTTAAAGCGTTCACTTGCTGAGCTAACACCGCTTACAACTTGGAACCACGAGAGCATCGAAGCCGCACTTCGCACATCACTTATTGAAGAGATGGGGCTTAAGCCACGCATTGCATTCGGTGCAGTTCGTATCGCAACAACCGGCAGCACCATTTCACCACCGCTCTTTGAGTCGATGGAGTTGCTCGGAAAAGATGCGTCGCTGGCTCGAATTTCAGCGGCGATAGCGCTTTAA
- a CDS encoding alkaline phosphatase PhoX, with product MNISKAKRGIAVISATAFLAISAAPANAAAPVYMEAVATSATLTPITSAGDMIGTYLVPGIPDGLGAIKNGNSLRIITNHEWSATNAVAAGRTTAGGLVSGSFLSDMTYDIASNKVTKAVDLFKDVVWYDYATGKYGQNPGAPASAAVKDSFGTLNHSYLLNRFCSGSLAPAGSFFDKTSGFGVNDAVFLAGEEGGDESRAFATNLTTGQLVQLPALGLAAWENVIPAPTKGKTTVLMTNEDGAATDSQQWMYVGTKTKTGAWYEKAGFTNGKSYVLAAAADAVVANDNEIRTKYGKNKPFPITFAEVNTKANGKDQNIEANAKGIELSRVEDGHFDPNKPNDYYFVTTESNKDPKATAANPATPTVSRDGGALWRIRFKDVSKPLSGATLEMLLDGSEDIYMSKPDNIAVDSLGNVLIQEDPGNNAHVARIVSYRISDGKLATIAQFDSKYFDSTRPNYITQDEESSGIIEVSNELRTSKNDKASYYMYVAQIHATPAKARPDMAADDATLAKAIEGGQWYILKITNWTDVYK from the coding sequence GTGAATATTTCAAAAGCTAAGCGTGGGATTGCTGTTATTTCAGCTACTGCGTTTCTAGCAATTTCAGCGGCGCCCGCCAATGCGGCTGCACCTGTTTACATGGAGGCTGTTGCTACATCAGCAACACTCACTCCAATCACCTCAGCCGGCGACATGATCGGCACCTACCTAGTTCCAGGAATTCCTGACGGATTAGGTGCAATCAAGAACGGAAACTCACTTCGCATCATTACAAACCACGAGTGGAGCGCAACTAACGCTGTTGCTGCAGGTCGCACAACTGCTGGTGGCCTCGTTTCAGGTTCATTCTTGAGCGATATGACCTACGACATCGCATCAAATAAGGTGACCAAGGCTGTTGATCTATTTAAAGATGTCGTTTGGTATGACTACGCAACCGGCAAGTACGGGCAGAACCCAGGCGCTCCTGCAAGTGCTGCGGTTAAGGATTCATTCGGAACCCTAAATCACTCTTATCTACTTAATCGTTTCTGCTCAGGCTCCCTAGCTCCAGCAGGATCATTCTTTGACAAGACATCTGGCTTCGGCGTTAACGATGCAGTGTTTCTTGCCGGAGAAGAAGGCGGAGATGAATCTCGCGCATTCGCAACAAACTTAACAACTGGTCAACTAGTTCAGCTTCCAGCTCTTGGGTTGGCTGCTTGGGAAAACGTCATCCCTGCGCCAACTAAGGGTAAGACAACTGTGCTTATGACCAACGAAGATGGCGCTGCGACAGATAGCCAGCAATGGATGTACGTCGGAACAAAGACCAAGACTGGTGCCTGGTATGAAAAAGCGGGCTTTACAAATGGAAAGTCATACGTTCTAGCAGCGGCTGCAGATGCAGTTGTAGCAAACGACAATGAAATCCGCACAAAGTACGGAAAGAACAAACCTTTCCCAATCACATTCGCTGAAGTGAACACGAAGGCAAATGGTAAGGATCAGAATATCGAAGCCAACGCTAAGGGTATTGAACTCTCACGCGTTGAAGATGGTCACTTTGATCCAAATAAGCCAAATGATTACTACTTCGTAACAACTGAATCAAATAAGGATCCAAAGGCAACTGCTGCTAACCCAGCAACTCCAACAGTTTCACGTGATGGTGGAGCCCTATGGCGCATACGTTTCAAGGATGTTTCAAAGCCACTAAGCGGCGCAACTCTAGAGATGTTGCTTGATGGTTCAGAAGATATCTACATGTCAAAGCCAGATAACATTGCAGTAGATTCACTTGGAAACGTCCTAATCCAAGAAGATCCAGGCAACAATGCACACGTTGCACGTATCGTTTCTTACCGCATTAGTGATGGCAAGCTAGCAACAATTGCTCAATTCGACTCAAAGTACTTCGATTCAACTCGCCCTAACTACATCACTCAAGATGAAGAATCATCGGGAATTATCGAGGTCAGCAATGAATTGCGTACTTCAAAGAACGATAAGGCTAGTTACTACATGTATGTAGCTCAGATCCACGCAACACCTGCAAAGGCTCGTCCAGATATGGCTGCAGATGATGCAACCCTGGCCAAGGCTATTGAAGGTGGACAGTGGTACATCTTGAAGATTACGAACTGGACTGACGTCTACAAGTAA
- a CDS encoding SDR family NAD(P)-dependent oxidoreductase, which produces MNFAGNSILITGASGFIGRSYVDRFLELGFTVCAQVNTGEIHARPNLHVIAEDLSVTKSGNSLVQEALARAGKLDYVINNAANQAILDPAAASRSEIELMMRINVDAPKEIIDEAAKSGVQVVLNISSVEGLNPRAGHEIYGASKAALDVLTRSASRAHAPMRVLGLRLGLIGRDGIDQAWPEGVAAWKAATPLGRYASASEVVGVTEFLLSDANAWATGSTYDFDGGLGTSSW; this is translated from the coding sequence ATGAACTTTGCTGGCAACAGCATCCTAATCACCGGTGCCTCGGGCTTTATCGGGCGCTCCTACGTTGATCGCTTTCTAGAACTTGGCTTCACCGTCTGCGCCCAAGTAAATACTGGCGAGATCCACGCCCGTCCAAATTTACATGTCATTGCCGAAGATCTATCGGTTACTAAATCAGGAAATTCGCTAGTGCAAGAGGCACTCGCTCGTGCAGGAAAGTTAGATTATGTAATCAATAATGCGGCTAACCAAGCGATCCTCGATCCTGCTGCGGCATCGCGCTCTGAAATAGAACTTATGATGCGAATCAACGTTGATGCGCCAAAAGAGATTATCGATGAAGCAGCGAAATCAGGAGTGCAGGTTGTCTTAAATATCTCATCAGTTGAAGGGCTTAACCCACGTGCGGGCCATGAAATTTATGGCGCAAGTAAGGCGGCGTTAGATGTCTTAACTCGTTCAGCATCTCGTGCACATGCACCGATGCGCGTACTTGGTCTGCGTTTAGGTTTAATCGGTCGTGACGGAATTGATCAAGCATGGCCAGAAGGCGTTGCTGCTTGGAAGGCTGCAACACCGCTAGGACGTTATGCATCAGCTAGTGAAGTTGTCGGAGTTACGGAATTTTTATTATCTGATGCAAATGCCTGGGCTACCGGAAGTACTTACGACTTCGATGGTGGCCTAGGCACAAGCTCTTGGTAA